One Desulfofundulus luciae DNA segment encodes these proteins:
- the ytxC gene encoding putative sporulation protein YtxC — translation MADISIGTARHIDLIKVRLGREIRNLEKEGLKVRLKESSAGRFNFVSCQVMPGGGKRGDIQAIIRHHIARSLSDLILGQWQKLLLKDMIRENYYYFNEEERQNIFKYALNHLGYGRGGQKAVYQQLFKKRIMEKILDFLRHNNQIIVEGFIRFRLKDYVEELEQAVERAVDDFLMEREYQEFIHLLKYFVEIQESRVELVHVLKLPGGAFRLLDGRKQALRVDYLENLFMDLTEGEINYEDMLISTLITLAPKQIVIHNPACEQKNTIMETINLVFFGRVRECTGCSLCREK, via the coding sequence ATGGCAGACATCTCCATCGGGACTGCCCGGCACATAGATCTCATTAAAGTTCGGCTGGGACGGGAAATAAGAAATTTAGAAAAAGAGGGACTGAAGGTAAGGCTGAAAGAGAGCTCGGCCGGCAGGTTTAACTTTGTGTCCTGCCAGGTAATGCCCGGTGGAGGGAAAAGGGGAGACATCCAGGCAATTATCCGCCATCATATTGCCCGCTCCCTTTCTGATTTAATTTTGGGCCAGTGGCAGAAGTTGCTGCTAAAGGATATGATCAGGGAGAACTACTACTACTTCAACGAGGAGGAACGGCAAAACATTTTTAAGTATGCCTTGAATCACCTGGGTTATGGCCGGGGCGGGCAAAAAGCAGTTTACCAGCAACTGTTTAAAAAAAGAATTATGGAAAAGATTCTGGATTTTTTGAGGCATAATAACCAGATCATTGTTGAAGGTTTTATCCGCTTCCGGCTTAAGGACTATGTGGAAGAATTGGAGCAGGCCGTGGAAAGGGCAGTGGACGACTTCCTGATGGAAAGGGAGTATCAGGAATTTATCCACCTGCTTAAATATTTTGTGGAAATTCAAGAATCCCGGGTTGAACTGGTACATGTGCTCAAGCTGCCCGGTGGGGCGTTTCGACTTTTAGACGGGCGAAAACAGGCCCTCAGGGTAGACTACCTGGAAAATTTGTTTATGGATTTGACGGAAGGGGAAATTAATTATGAGGACATGCTGATCAGCACCTTAATTACCCTGGCGCCCAAGCAAATTGTCATTCATAACCCGGCCTGCGAGCAGAAAAACACCATCATGGAAACGATCAACCTGGTCTTTTTTGGCCGTGTAAGGGAGTG